In Eriocheir sinensis breed Jianghai 21 chromosome 3, ASM2467909v1, whole genome shotgun sequence, a genomic segment contains:
- the LOC127004598 gene encoding uncharacterized protein LOC127004598 isoform X9 gives MNTSTLLSRPFLLVVVLAVSWAAAVPLQDTGLLQDIHSETQLQEYLENNPSVALQMYPDLLREASEVMVVVDPDVVVEMLRRRSLEAADMEEQQQQEEKEEEQPQKGSVEEEEEEEHDRRKRQATFDFGMNRGTYGRNYHASAGYNRRFNSGRTAVGVNAHRNWGSSGKSHGFGISFSHRFRR, from the exons ATGAACACCTCAACACTCCTCAGCCGACCCTTCCTGCTGGTGGTGGTTCTGGCGGTGTCCTGGGCCGCGGCTGTCCCTCTGCAGGACACGGGTCTCCTGCAGGACATCCACTCGGAGACGCAGCTGCAGGAGTATCTGGAGAACAATCCTTCTGTGGCACTCCAGATGTACCCTGACCTCCTCCGGGAAGCCTcagaggtgatggtggtcgtcGATCCGGACGTGGTGGTGGAGATGCTGAGGCGGAGGAGCCTGGAGGCGGCGGACATGGAGGAGCAGcaacaacaggaggagaaggaggaggagcagccacagAAGGGatcggtggaagaggaggaggaggaggagcatgaccGCAGGAAGAGACAGGCCACGTTCGACTTTGGAATGAATCGAGG AACCTATGGCAGGAACTACCATGCCAGTGCGGGCTACAACCGTCGCTTCAACAGCGGCAGGACCGCCGTCGGTGTCAACGCCCACAGGAACTGGGGCTCCAGCGGCAA GTCCCACGGGTTCGGAATCAGCTTCTCGCACAG
- the LOC127004598 gene encoding uncharacterized protein LOC127004598 isoform X10 has protein sequence MNTSTLLSRPFLLVVVLAVSWAAAVPLQDTGLLQDIHSETQLQEYLENNPSVALQMYPDLLREASEVMVVVDPDVVVEMLRRRSLEAADMEEQQQQEEKEEEQPQKGSVEEEEEEEHDRRKRQATFDFGMNRGTYGRNYHASAGYNRRFNSGRTAVGVNAHRNWGSSGKSHGLGISFSHRFRR, from the exons ATGAACACCTCAACACTCCTCAGCCGACCCTTCCTGCTGGTGGTGGTTCTGGCGGTGTCCTGGGCCGCGGCTGTCCCTCTGCAGGACACGGGTCTCCTGCAGGACATCCACTCGGAGACGCAGCTGCAGGAGTATCTGGAGAACAATCCTTCTGTGGCACTCCAGATGTACCCTGACCTCCTCCGGGAAGCCTcagaggtgatggtggtcgtcGATCCGGACGTGGTGGTGGAGATGCTGAGGCGGAGGAGCCTGGAGGCGGCGGACATGGAGGAGCAGcaacaacaggaggagaaggaggaggagcagccacagAAGGGatcggtggaagaggaggaggaggaggagcatgaccGCAGGAAGAGACAGGCCACGTTCGACTTTGGAATGAATCGAGG AACCTATGGCAGGAACTACCATGCCAGTGCGGGCTACAACCGTCGCTTCAACAGCGGCAGGACCGCCGTCGGTGTCAACGCCCACAGGAACTGGGGCTCCAGCGGCAA